One region of Peribacillus simplex genomic DNA includes:
- a CDS encoding OsmC family protein, giving the protein MKSMITWTGEMAFSGTTPSGHEIKMDAAEDVGGKNSGARPTELLLHSLAGCTGIDIVMILKKMRFETKAFQIEIEGERSENHPKRFTDFHIHYLLEGDLPEDKVVRAIQLSKNTYCSVYHSLNANIKMSYSINGVKGNQEL; this is encoded by the coding sequence ATGAAGTCAATGATTACATGGACAGGGGAAATGGCCTTTTCTGGCACAACTCCGTCGGGACATGAAATAAAGATGGATGCTGCCGAAGACGTAGGAGGGAAAAATAGTGGAGCAAGACCCACTGAGTTACTTTTGCATTCTCTTGCAGGGTGCACAGGTATTGATATTGTAATGATTTTAAAAAAAATGCGATTTGAAACAAAGGCCTTTCAAATAGAGATAGAAGGGGAACGATCAGAAAACCACCCTAAGCGGTTTACCGATTTTCATATCCACTATTTATTGGAGGGTGATCTGCCTGAAGATAAAGTGGTGCGTGCGATTCAACTATCGAAAAATACGTACTGTTCAGTATATCACTCATTAAATGCCAACATAAAAATGAGCTATTCGATAAATGGCGTTAAAGGAAACCAAGAATTATAA
- a CDS encoding YdeI/OmpD-associated family protein has protein sequence MTKSRTNPKVDEFLDKAKKWKEEYEMLRNIVLDCELTEEFKWMHPCYTFEKKNIVLIHGFKEYCALLFHKGALLKDTHGILIQQTENVQGARQIRFTNVQEIVAMETILKAYIHEAIEVEKAGLEVNFKSNTEFIIPEELQNKFDEIPALKTAFEALTPGRQRAYILYFSQPKQSKTRVSRVEKYMQQILDGKGLKD, from the coding sequence ATGACAAAAAGTAGAACGAATCCTAAGGTTGATGAATTTTTAGATAAAGCTAAAAAGTGGAAAGAAGAATATGAGATGTTAAGAAATATCGTTCTTGACTGTGAACTGACCGAAGAATTTAAATGGATGCATCCTTGTTACACGTTTGAGAAAAAAAACATAGTTTTAATACATGGATTTAAAGAATATTGTGCGCTTTTGTTTCACAAAGGTGCCTTGTTAAAGGATACCCATGGAATTCTAATCCAACAAACGGAGAATGTACAGGGGGCGCGCCAGATTCGGTTCACCAATGTTCAAGAAATAGTTGCAATGGAAACCATCTTGAAAGCCTATATTCATGAAGCCATTGAAGTTGAAAAAGCCGGTTTGGAAGTGAATTTTAAAAGTAATACAGAATTCATAATTCCTGAAGAACTTCAAAATAAATTCGATGAAATCCCTGCCTTGAAAACTGCTTTTGAAGCATTGACCCCAGGAAGGCAAAGAGCATACATTCTTTATTTTTCACAACCCAAACAATCCAAAACTCGAGTATCAAGGGTTGAAAAATATATGCAGCAAATTCTCGATGGAAAGGGATTAAAGGATTAG
- a CDS encoding transporter substrate-binding domain-containing protein yields the protein MNIDIKGGFLIKKRMFKLCIFCFVFFVQTLWSPAIFAEQRTFKIAEESALPPFSFENEAGELTGINIDLMEEIAKYNGVDFEYIPMGMQEAEKALMNGTIDAIVGSTYNTEKDNQLDFTQSYFTMSQSIIIPSKRKQDIHTLTDLRYSHVVLDYNTPVISTFLNMRNTNLTTVSNQYSGILTLLNNRADVFIGNKWTADFYLRKFRQEKNYIILDEVIEPADYTIAVKKGNQTLLFMMDNTLTELKANRNINGIIDKWIMPQSNQKIARLEQFIFWLIIILTVVALVLLVIYIWNQKLKKSVHNQTLKLHLLNKDLEKQRQNIANGKAFKEQILNNINTGIITFDLDFMITSCNAKASDILNISKEMILNFSNHSKLMGNFEASHQEQNTKNRTGSFRILVINEENEQKVISYSMHKMFNSEEIQTGYLLSMNDETEKKTLEKKLVTQEKLHALGQLVAGVAHEIRNPLTSIKAFIDLLPSKYDNPQFRQVLMEHLPTEVNRLNAIVTDLIEYARPRPPNITNCHANDLISLLAFHKVTMEKKQINFEQTIEEDLIFYIDLQQIQQVLLNLVLNSIHAVEETKEKTIKITIDKENEKTGRIAISDTGKGMKREELNHIFEPFFTNKEKGVGLGLTLSYRLIKENNGDIHVKSYPNSGTKFTILLPLYIE from the coding sequence ATGAATATCGACATAAAAGGAGGGTTCTTAATTAAAAAGCGGATGTTTAAACTATGTATATTTTGTTTTGTATTCTTTGTTCAAACATTATGGTCTCCCGCTATTTTTGCTGAACAAAGAACTTTTAAAATTGCTGAAGAAAGTGCCCTTCCTCCATTTTCATTTGAAAATGAAGCTGGTGAGCTGACAGGGATCAATATTGATTTAATGGAGGAAATAGCAAAATATAATGGGGTTGATTTCGAATATATTCCGATGGGGATGCAAGAAGCGGAAAAAGCCTTAATGAACGGAACAATTGATGCAATTGTTGGAAGTACCTATAATACTGAAAAAGATAATCAACTTGATTTCACTCAATCTTATTTTACCATGTCCCAATCAATTATCATCCCTAGTAAAAGGAAACAGGATATTCATACGTTAACGGATTTACGTTATTCACATGTTGTCCTTGACTATAACACACCTGTAATCAGTACATTTCTCAATATGAGGAATACAAACTTAACGACCGTTTCAAATCAATACTCGGGCATTTTAACATTATTGAACAATCGTGCAGATGTGTTCATTGGAAACAAATGGACTGCAGACTTCTATTTGAGAAAGTTCCGCCAGGAAAAGAATTACATCATTCTCGATGAAGTTATTGAACCCGCGGATTATACGATTGCAGTAAAAAAAGGGAATCAAACGCTTCTTTTCATGATGGACAATACACTTACAGAACTTAAAGCGAACCGGAATATCAACGGGATAATTGACAAATGGATCATGCCACAGTCCAATCAAAAAATTGCCAGGTTGGAGCAATTCATATTTTGGCTAATCATAATCTTAACTGTAGTAGCCCTTGTCCTTCTAGTTATTTATATATGGAATCAAAAGCTGAAAAAATCCGTTCATAACCAGACGTTGAAATTACATTTATTAAATAAGGATTTAGAGAAACAACGGCAAAACATCGCTAATGGCAAAGCGTTCAAAGAACAAATCTTAAACAATATCAATACTGGCATCATAACATTTGATCTCGATTTCATGATTACCAGCTGCAATGCAAAGGCATCGGACATTCTAAACATTTCCAAGGAAATGATTCTGAATTTTTCGAATCATTCGAAATTAATGGGGAATTTCGAAGCTTCCCATCAAGAACAAAATACGAAAAATCGTACGGGTTCTTTTCGGATCTTGGTAATAAACGAAGAAAATGAACAGAAGGTCATTTCATATTCGATGCATAAGATGTTCAATTCTGAAGAAATACAAACTGGATACTTACTTTCCATGAATGATGAGACGGAAAAGAAAACATTGGAGAAAAAATTGGTCACACAAGAAAAACTGCACGCTCTTGGCCAACTAGTTGCAGGTGTCGCACATGAAATCAGGAATCCTTTAACATCGATTAAAGCATTCATTGATTTACTGCCGAGTAAATATGATAATCCTCAATTCCGACAAGTTCTAATGGAACACTTGCCTACTGAAGTAAACCGGCTGAATGCGATTGTTACCGATTTAATTGAATATGCTCGTCCGCGACCGCCAAATATTACAAATTGCCACGCTAATGACCTTATATCATTACTTGCTTTTCATAAGGTGACAATGGAAAAAAAACAAATAAATTTCGAGCAAACGATTGAGGAGGACCTTATTTTTTATATAGATTTACAACAAATTCAACAGGTACTTCTTAACTTGGTGTTGAATTCGATTCATGCCGTTGAAGAAACAAAGGAAAAGACCATTAAAATCACCATTGATAAAGAAAACGAAAAAACAGGGCGGATTGCCATATCCGATACAGGAAAGGGGATGAAACGGGAGGAACTGAACCATATTTTCGAGCCTTTTTTCACAAATAAAGAAAAGGGCGTCGGTTTGGGACTTACGTTATCGTATAGGTTAATTAAAGAAAATAACGGAGATATCCATGTGAAAAGTTATCCTAATTCAGGAACGAAATTCACCATTTTACTACCTTTATATATCGAATAA
- a CDS encoding SRPBCC family protein, with amino-acid sequence MSLTVLQDFNFKSPIEKVWLALTDANTLGKWVMANDIKPVVGHKFQFRNEQWNLIIDSEVLEVEEPHKLSYTWVGGGINTTVTWTLKHEDGTTHLHLEQTGFEKEDQAFNGAKYGWAKMGEELNNVLEVL; translated from the coding sequence ATGAGTTTAACAGTATTACAAGATTTTAATTTTAAGAGCCCGATCGAAAAGGTATGGCTTGCCTTAACGGATGCAAATACTCTTGGGAAATGGGTAATGGCTAATGATATTAAACCTGTCGTCGGACATAAATTCCAGTTTCGGAATGAACAGTGGAATTTAATTATTGATTCCGAAGTTCTTGAAGTCGAGGAGCCTCATAAGTTATCTTACACCTGGGTAGGTGGCGGTATAAACACTACAGTCACATGGACATTAAAGCACGAGGATGGAACAACCCACTTACATCTCGAACAAACAGGATTCGAAAAAGAAGATCAAGCGTTCAATGGTGCGAAATATGGTTGGGCCAAAATGGGCGAAGAACTTAATAACGTGTTGGAGGTATTATAA
- a CDS encoding ArsR/SmtB family transcription factor gives MNEKNQERDIYVGIADPTRRKLLRLLADVEELPLNELTVHFEMGRTAVSKHLAILKEAGLVISRKVGRETRYRLNAAPLREIEDWVSFYKKFWSERISLLNQILEEE, from the coding sequence TTGAACGAGAAAAATCAAGAGCGTGATATTTATGTAGGCATCGCTGATCCAACAAGACGCAAATTGCTACGTTTGTTGGCGGACGTGGAAGAATTGCCACTCAATGAGTTAACCGTTCATTTTGAAATGGGTCGTACTGCGGTTTCAAAGCATTTGGCAATCCTTAAAGAGGCTGGTCTCGTGATCAGCAGAAAGGTCGGCAGGGAAACGCGTTATCGGCTGAATGCTGCCCCATTGAGAGAAATTGAGGATTGGGTATCGTTTTACAAAAAATTCTGGAGTGAAAGGATATCACTTTTAAATCAAATATTAGAGGAGGAATAA